The region GCGAAACCGCCTGCAAGCTGGGTTCCTGTAATTGAAGGGAAACGTTGGGAATCATTGCAAATTAGCCATGAATTGTACAATCCCGGACATTTAATTGAAGCGGCAATTGTGCATTATGAAGCAACAGGAAAAACTAATTTTCTTGAAATCGCCATAAAAGCCGCTGATATGCTCGTTCGTACTTTTGGAGATAATCCGGGACAGGTAAAAGGCGTTCCGGGGCATCAGATTGTGGAAACAGGATTATTGAAATTGTACCAGATTACAGGAAAAGAAGATTATCTGAAACTGGCAAAATATTATCTTGACAATCGCGGAAATCCAAACAATCACAAATTGTATGGAGAATATGCTCAGGATCACATGCCGGTAGTGGAGCAAAAAGAAGTTGTCGGACATGCCGTAAGAGCAGTTTATATGTATGCAGGAATGACGGATATTGCGGCTTTGACAAAAGATAAAGCGTATGAAAACGCTGTAAATACTTTGTGGGACAACATGGTAAACAAGAAAATGTATATTACTGGCGGCATTGGATCGAGACATGACGGTGAAGCTTTTGGAGAAAATTATGAACTGCCAAACTTAACGGCTTATAACGAAACTTGTGCGGCAATTGGCGATGTATATTGGAATCACAGATTGCATAATTTGTACGGAGCGTCCATGTATTTTGATGTTATCGAAAGAACGATGTACAACGGATTAATTTCGGGAATTTCGCTTGACGGAAAACAATTTTTCTATCCAAATGCTTTAGAAGCAGACGGTGTTTACAAGTCAAATCGCGGTTCTTGTACAAGACAAAGCTGGTTTGACTGTTCTTGCTGTCCAACCAATCTGATTCGTTTTATTCCCTCAATTCCGGGATTGATTTATTCCAAAACAAATGATGTTTTGTATGTCAATTTATATGCATCAAACAATGCTTCTTTCCAATTAGGAAAAACAGATTTACAGATTTCACAACAGACTTCTTATCCTTGGAACGGTAAAATTGCTATTTCGGTAAACCCTAAAAAAGAAAGTCAGTTTACAATTAAACTACGCGTTCCGGGCTGGGCAAGAAATGAAGTTTTGCCAGGAGATTTATACAGTTATAAAAAGGCTTCTGTTCAAAAGGCGACTGTTAGTTTAAATGGAGAAACTTTAGCAATTCAGCCGGAAAATGGTTATTTCAGCATTACGAGAAAATGGAAAAAAGGAGATAAAATCAATTTAGATCTTCCGATGGAAGTTCAGGAAGTGCAGACCAGTTCTAAAGTAGCAACAAATAAAAACAAAGTTTCTCTGGAATATGGTCCAATCGTTTATGCTGTTGAAGAAGTTGATAACAAAAACAAGTTCGATAAGATTAATATAAGCGCTTCGGATACTTTCAAAGTAAAAAAAGAAGCTGATTTATTGCAGGGAGTGAATGTGATTGAAAATTCAAAATTCAAAGCAATTCCATATTATTCCTGGTCAAACCGAGGAGTTGGAAAAATGAAAGTTTGGTTAGATTATAAGAATCAGTAAAAGTTCCAAAGGAACAGATTTCAAATAAGCCAGAGATTTCACAGATTAAAAGGATTAAAAAAAATCCATTTGAATCTTTTTAATCTGTGGCAAAAAATTAAAAATCAACTTTAATAAAATAAAATTCGGTAAGATTTTAAAGTGCGTTTTGATAACGATTTAAAGATTAAGTTGAAGTAATTTCAGTATAATAAATGTATTGTTAACATTTGTTTTTTGAATGAAAGCTAAAATGCTGTTTTAATGCATTTATAGCAAAAATGAATTATGAAATTTAAGTTAAGTGTTTTTTGTACACTTATAAAATAATTATCTCTATATTTGTCAATATTTTAAAAAAGAAATAGAATGAAAAATTATGTAATAGGATTGGACTACGGAACAGATTCTGTTCGCGCGGTGCTGATAGACGCTGAAAATGGACAGGAGTTGGCATCCAATGTTTCTCATTACAAAAGATGGAAAAACAAGCAATATTGTGACGCCTCTATAAATCAGTTTCGCCAGCATCCTTTGGATCATATCGAAGGTTTGGAAATTACAATTCAAAATGTAGTTAAAGAAAGTAAAGTTGATCCTTCATTAGTAAAAGGAATTTGTATTGATACTACCGGATCTTCTCCGGTTCCAGTTACAAAAGACGGAACGCCATTAGCATTGACAAAAGGTTTTGAAGAAAACCCAAATGCGATGATGGTTTTATGGAAAGACCATACTTCAATAAATGAAGCAAACGAAATCAATGAACTGGCAGTAAGCTGGGGCGGAGAAGACGTAACAAAATACGTTGGGGGAATTTATTCTTCGGAATGGTTTTGGGCAAAAATCCTTCACATTGCAAGAGAAGACGAAGCGGTTCGAAATGCAGCACACACCTGGATGGAGCACTGCGATTTAATGACGTATTTGTTAATTGAAGATAAAGATTTAAAAACGTTCAAAAGAAGCCGTTGTGCAGCAGGACATAAAGCCATGTGGCACACAGACTGGAACGGATTACCGCCAGTTGAGTTCTTAGAAAAATTACATCCCTATTTAGCACAGCTTCGTGGAAATTTATACGATGAAACGTATACATCAGATTTAGTTGCCGGAAAACTAAGCAAAGAATGGGCAGACCGTTTAGGACTTTCGACTGAAACAGTTGTAGCTGTTGGAACTTTCGATGCGCATTCTGGAGCGGTTGGAGCTAAAATCGAAGAGAATGCTTTAGTTCGTGTTATGGGAACTTCAACTTGTGATATTCTGGTTGGTTCTTATGATGAAGTGGGAACAAAAACCGTTCGTGGAATTTGCGGACAAGTTGATGGTTCTGTAATTCCAGGCTTTATTGGTCTTGAAGCAGGACAATCTGCTTTTGGCGATTTATTGGCTTGGTACAAAGAACTTTTAATGTGGCCGACAGAGCATTTATTACAAACTTCTTCTGTTTTAAATGATGCTCAAAAAGAACAGTTAAGAGAAGAATTCAGCGATAAATTAATCGTGGAATTAACGAAAGAAGCGGAGAAAATCCCTGTTTCAGAAAGTCTTCCAATTGCTTTAGACTGGATCAACGGACGTAGAACTCCAGACGCAAACCAAGAATTAAAAAGTGCGATTTCAAATCTTTCTTTAGGAACAAAAGCGCCACATATTTTCAAAGCTTTAGTAAATGCAATCTGTTTTGGAGCTAAGAAAATTGTAGACCGTTTTGAAGAAGAAGGCGTAAAAATTGACAGCGTTATCGGTATCGGTGGTGTTGCTCGTAAATCTCCTTTCATTATGCAGACTTTGGCTAACGTTTTAAACAAGCCAATTAAAATTGCAGCTTCAGACCAGACTCCTGCTTTAGGAGCGGCAATTTACGCAGCCGTTGCAGCCGGAATTTATCCAAACGTAATCGAAGCAAGCCAAAAAATCGGAAGTGATTTTGATGGAGAATATTTCCCTCAGACAGACAAAGTTGAAGCCTATCATAAACTGCTTTTAGGGTACGAAAAATTAAGTGCTTTTGCAGATCCAAACTTAAAAATATCGCAACATGAGCTCTCTTTATAAAGATTTAAAACAAGAATGTTACGAAGCCAATATGCAGTTAAATGCATTGAATTTGGTGGTATACACTTTTGGAAATGTAAGTGCTGTGGACCGCAAAAATGGTGTTTTTGCCATTAAACCAAGTGGTGTTCCTTACGAAGATTTAAAACCGGAAGATATCGTAATTGTCGATTTTGATAATAACGTGATCGAAGGAACAATGCGTCCGTCGTCTGACACCAAAACGCATGCTTATTTATACAAACATTGGCCAAATATTGGAGGTGTTGCACATACGCACGCAACCTATTCTGTGGCTTGGGCGCAATCTCAATTGGATATTCCAATTTTTGGAACTACACATGCCGATCATTTAACGGCTGATATTCCGTGCGCACCGCCAATGGCAGATTCTCTTATCGAAGGAAACTACGAACACAATACCGGAATTCAGATTTTGGATTGTTTCAAAGAAAAAAATCTTTCTTATGAAGAAGTGGAAATGATTTTGATTGGAAATCACGGGCCATTTGCATGGGGGAAAAATGCTGCAAAAGCAGTTTACAATAGTAAAGTTTTAGAAGTTGTAGCAGAAATGGCGTACCTGACTTTACAAATCAACCCAAATGCACCAAGATTAAAAGATTCATTAATAAAAAAACATTACAACCGTAAACACGGAAAAGATTCGTATTACGGACAATAATGATTTTAGATTTTAGAGTGTAGATTTTAGAGTGTAGATTTTAGAGTGTAGATTTTAGATTTAGGATTGAAATCTGAAATATCACAAAACCAAAATAATAAAAATAACAATTTGAGTTTTCAGATTCCAACCACATGAAACCTGAAACTTGAAATAAAATAAACAAAAACAATGGTAGATATATCTCAAAAAGAAATTTGGTTTGTCGTAGGAAGCCAAGAATTATATGGTGAAGAAACGCTTAGAAAAGTAGCAGAACATTCGCAGATTATTGCAAAAGGATTAGACGCTTCGTCTTCGATTCCGGTAAAAGTGGTTTATAAAGATATCGTAAAATCGCCTTCGCAGATTTTAGATGTATGTTTGGCAGCAAACTCAGAGAAAAACTGTATCGGTATTATTGCCTGGATGCATACTTTCTCTCCGGCAAAAATGTGGATTGGCGGATTAAATATCCTAAAAAAACCATTATGCCATTTACATACACAATATAATGCTGAAATTCCGTGGGGATCTATCGACATGGATTTCATGAACTTAAACCAATCGGCTCACGGAGATCGTGAATTTGGTTTCATTATGTCCAGATTGCGTAAAAAACGTAAAGTTGTAGTGGGACACTGGGAAGACGAAAGAGTTCAGAAAAAATTAGGAATCTGGTCAAGAGTTGTACTTGGATGGGATGAACTTCAAAACTTAAAAGTAGCTCGTATTGGAGACAATATGCGTGAAGTTGCCGTTACAGAAGGTGATAAAGTTGAAGCACAAATTCGTTTCGGAATGTCTGTAAACGGATATGATTCATCAGACGTTACAAAACATATTGAAAAAGTAACTGACAAAGAATTAGCTGATTTATTAGCAGTTTACGAGCAATCATACAACTTAACAGATTCTTTAAAAGAAGGCGGAGCACAAAGAAGTTCTTTGGTTGAAGCAGCAAAAATCGAATTAGGATTAAGAGCTTTCCTTGAAGAAGGAGGATTTGGCGCTTTTACAGATACATTTGAAAATCTTGGTGTTTGGAAACAATTACCAGGAATCGCAACACAAAGATTAATGGCCGACGGTTATGGTTTTGGTGGAGAAGGAGACTGGAAAACAGCTGCAATGGTTAGAGCATTAAAAGTGATGAATATTGGTTTGGAAGGAGGAACTTCTTTCATGGAAGATTATACTTATCATTTCACACCACAAAAATCTTATGTTTTAGGATCTCACATGTTGGAAATCTGTCCATCTATTGCTGACGGAAAACCTTCTTGCGAAGTGCATCCATTAGGAATTGGAGGAAAAGAAGATCCTGCTCGTTTAGTATTCAATTCGCCTGCTGGAGATGCAATCAATGTTTCTTTGGTTGATATGGGAACTCGTTTCCGTTTGATTGTAAACGAAGTTACAGCGGTGAAACCTATGGCAGAATTGCCAAAATTACCGGTTGCACGTGTTCTTTGGGATTGTAAACCAAACCTTGAAGTTGCAGCAACAGCATGGATTTTAGCGGGTGGAGCGCATCACACAGTTTACAGCCAATCTATTACAACAGAATTTATGGAAGATTTCGCAGATATCGCGGGAATCGAATTGTTGGTAATTGATGAAAAAACAACTGTAAGAGAGTTTAAAGATAAAATCAACGCAAACGAAGCCTATTTCCATTTGTTTCAGCACGGACTTTAAATAAAGATGCTAAGATTCTGAGGCGCTAAGGTTCTAAGTTTTTTGTACTTTTAACTTTTAACATCTAACATTTTACTTTTTTTACAAACCAAAAAATTATCATTTATGAATGTATTAAAACGCTCTCTTTTCATACTAAGCATGTTAGGTATTGCTATAGTTTCAGTTCAATGTAAAGGCGATAAAAAAGCAGATACAGAAAAAGTTGCTGCTGAAGGAAAAGATTTAGTTACCATTGACAAATCAGAATACGGAACTACTGCTAAAGGCGAAAAAGTAGAGAGTTATAAACTGAAAAACCAAAATGGGATGGAAGTTGACATCATCACTTTTGGTGGAAGAATTACAGATTTGAAAGTGCCTAATAAAGCTGGTGTTTCAGAAAATGTGGTGATCGGCTTTAATTCTTTGGCACAATATGAAAAAGAAAATCCTTTCTTCGGCGCTTTGATCGGAAGATACGGAAACCGAATTGCTAAAGGTAAATTTACTTTAGATGGAAAAGAGTATCAATTGGCAATCAACAATGCGCCAAATGCTTTACATGGCGGGCCGCAAGGATATTTTAATGTGGTTTGGAAAGCCGATGAGGTTAAATCAGGTGAAAACGCTTCTTTAAAATTATCTTATGTAAGTAAAGATATGGAAGAAGGATATCCAGGGACTTTGAAAGTTTTTGTGACTTATACATTGACAAATGATAATCAGTTAGAGGTTTTGTATGAAGCGACAACAGACAAAAAAACAGTTGTGAATTTAACACAGCATTCGTATTTCAATTTATCGGGAGATTTTACCAAAACGATCTTAGATCACGAATTGACTTTAAATGCTGATAAATTAGTTCCGGTTGATGCAGATTTAATTCCGACAGGAAAATTAGAAGATGTTGCTGGTACACCTTTTGATTTCAGAACGCCAAAATTAATTGGAAAAGACATTAATGTTAAAAATGATCAGTTAGAAAGAGGAAAAGGTTACGATCACTGCTGGGTTTTAAATAATCCTGAAAAAGGAAAAACAATTATTGCAAAAGTATACCACGCAGCAAGCGGAAGAGTTATGGAAATGACAACAGACGAACCTGGAATTCAATTCTATTCTGGAAATTTCCTTGACGGAACTTTGCCAATGCCAAACGGAGGAACTTTTGCACACAGAACAGGATTATGTCTGGAAACAGAACATTATCCGGATTCTCCAAACCAGAAAAACTTCCCAACTACGGTTTTAAACCCTGGAGAAAATTATAAAACTAAAACTACTTTTAAGTTTTCAGTTCAGAAATAATTTTTTAGAATTTGTTAATTAATTTTAATTCCGAAAAACCTCGAAAGTATCGCTTTCGAGGTTTTTTTATTTGTAAAATATCTGATGGACAGGTGGTTTTGTCATTTCGACGAAGGAGAAATCTCCACGAGAAACTCTACAAAGATTGGCTTCTGATTGCGGAGTTACTTGCGAAGATTTCTCCTTCGTCGAAATGACAAGATTGAGTATAAAGCTTTGCTTTTCTGCTCCCGATGACTATCGGGATTGCGAGATTAATTCATTAGCAGTCTATAAAATCTTAACTTAGCGTCAGTAAAAGCAAACAAAATGAAACATTTATTCAAAGCAGAACTAAATTGGACTTCAAATAAAAATCAAGAGGTAACAGTTGGGAAAGTTTATAATAAAACCCATCAAATAAAAATAGAAGGAAAACCAGTTTTAGACATTTCAGCTGCAAAAGCTTTCAAAGGCGATCCAGAATTGTACAACCCAGAAGATTTATTGTTGAGCAGTTTGGTTTCCTGCCACATGATGTCTTATTTATATGTCTGTTCTCAAAATGGAATAGAAGTTCTGGAATATTCAGATAATGCAGAAGCAACTTTAAAAGTAAATCCAGACGGAAGTGGGCGTTTTGTTGAGGTAAAATTGTTTCCGAAAGTAAAAATCGCAAATTCGGATAAGATTAAACTGGCTTTAGAATTGCATCAAAAAGCAAATCAATTGTGTTTTATTGCTAATTCGTGTAATTTTCCTGTATTGCATTATGCAGTTTGTGAAGCAGTATAAATGAAAAAACCTCTTCCGTAAAGAAGAGGTTTTTCGTACCCGGAGCCGGAGTCGAACCGGCACGGTTTCCCACAGGTGTTTGAGACCAGCGCGTCTACCAATTCCGCCATCCGGGCGTAGCAGACGAAAAAATAATGATAAATCAATTATTTTAACGCAATAGAATGAAGTCATAAATGATGTCATTCCTTTAACACGGTGCAAATGTAAAAAATAAAATTAAACATTCTAATAAAAATACTTAATTTTTTGCTTTCAGTGTCCAATAAATTTTATAAATTTGCACCTCGTTAAAACGAAGCACACACAACTAACTACATCCGAGACATTTATGCAGATCAACTTTGTCTGAAATGACAAAGAGGAATTATTTAAAAGTAACGGAATAAAACAACAAATTACAATGTCGCACCTAGAACCAGAAGCTAAAATTTTTGCTTGTTCACAAAGTGTTTATCTTGCAGAAAAAATTGCAAAAGACTACGGGATTCCGTTAGGAAAAGTAACGATGTCAACGTATAGTGATGGAGAATTTCAGCCATCTTACGAAGAATCAATCAGAGGTTTACGCGTTTTTATCGTGTGTTCAACTTTTCCAACTGCAGATAATCTGATGGAATTGTTGTTAATGATTGATGCAGCAAAACGTGCATCAGCAAGACATATTACAGCTGTTATGCCTTATTTTGGTTGGGCAAGACAGGACAGAAAAGACAAACCAAGAGTGCCAATTGGAGCTAAGTTAGTAGCAAATCTATTAACAGCTGCAGGAGCAACAAGAATCATGACTATGGATTTGCATGCAGATCAAATTCAGGGATTCTTCGAAAAACCGGTAGATCATTTATTTGCATCTACAATCTTTTTGCCTTATGTGCAAAGTTTAAATTTAGAAAATTTAACCATTGCATCTCCGGATATGGGAGGATCAAAAAGAGCTTATGCTTACTCTAAGTTTCTGGAATCAGATGTAGTAATCTGTTACAAACAAAGAAAAGCAGCCAACATTATCGATACTATGGAGCTGATTGGTGATGTAAAAGGTCGTAATGTAATCTTAGTAGACGACATGATCGATACAGGAGGGACTTTAGCAAAAGCGGCAGACCTTATGATCGAGAAAGGAGCGCTAAGCGTGAGAGCAATTTGTACACACCCAATATTATCTGGCGGGGCGTATGAAAAAATTGAGAACTCAAAATTAACAGAGTTAATTGTTACAGATTCTATTCCGTTAAAGAAAGAATCTAAAAAAATAAAAGTGGTAAGCTGTGCGCCTTTATTTGCAGAAGTAATGCAGATGGTTCACCACAACAATTCCATTAGTGGAAAATTCATAATCTAAAAAACAGAAAAACTGTTTTTTATTAAAAGTCTTTAAGGTTCAGGCTTTAGGCTTAAAACAAAATAGAATATTTATTTAATAACTATATTTTTTTTACAATGAAATCGATTACAATTAAAGGATCAGAAAGAGAAAGCGTGGGCAAAGTGTCAACTAAAGCCTTACGTAATGCTGGAGCGGTTCCTTGCGTGTTATACGGAGGAAATCAAGCAGTACACTTCTCAGCAGACGCTGCAGCGTTCAAAAACTTGGTTTACACTCCAAACGCACACACAGTTGTGATTGAGCTTGGAAAAGGAAAATCATTCAATGCAATTTTGCAAGATATCCAGGTTCACCCTGTAACTGACAAAATTTTACACATTGACTTCTTCCAATTATTTGATGACAAAGAAATCACAATGGAAGTTCCTGTGAAAATCGTTGGTACATCTAAAGGTG is a window of Flavobacterium crocinum DNA encoding:
- a CDS encoding glycoside hydrolase family 127 protein; protein product: MKKYHYSLLSICLALLILVSCKETKNQAVQSDKTSVLKAGYQIEPVNIQNVKLTDSFWLPIIKRVQEITIEYAIKKCDEEGRFENFLIAGKQKTGKVRGDMPFDDTDVYKIIEGASNTLISAPNPKLERVLDSMIAIVKIGQEPDGYITTWRTINPAKPPASWVPVIEGKRWESLQISHELYNPGHLIEAAIVHYEATGKTNFLEIAIKAADMLVRTFGDNPGQVKGVPGHQIVETGLLKLYQITGKEDYLKLAKYYLDNRGNPNNHKLYGEYAQDHMPVVEQKEVVGHAVRAVYMYAGMTDIAALTKDKAYENAVNTLWDNMVNKKMYITGGIGSRHDGEAFGENYELPNLTAYNETCAAIGDVYWNHRLHNLYGASMYFDVIERTMYNGLISGISLDGKQFFYPNALEADGVYKSNRGSCTRQSWFDCSCCPTNLIRFIPSIPGLIYSKTNDVLYVNLYASNNASFQLGKTDLQISQQTSYPWNGKIAISVNPKKESQFTIKLRVPGWARNEVLPGDLYSYKKASVQKATVSLNGETLAIQPENGYFSITRKWKKGDKINLDLPMEVQEVQTSSKVATNKNKVSLEYGPIVYAVEEVDNKNKFDKINISASDTFKVKKEADLLQGVNVIENSKFKAIPYYSWSNRGVGKMKVWLDYKNQ
- a CDS encoding ribulokinase, with amino-acid sequence MKNYVIGLDYGTDSVRAVLIDAENGQELASNVSHYKRWKNKQYCDASINQFRQHPLDHIEGLEITIQNVVKESKVDPSLVKGICIDTTGSSPVPVTKDGTPLALTKGFEENPNAMMVLWKDHTSINEANEINELAVSWGGEDVTKYVGGIYSSEWFWAKILHIAREDEAVRNAAHTWMEHCDLMTYLLIEDKDLKTFKRSRCAAGHKAMWHTDWNGLPPVEFLEKLHPYLAQLRGNLYDETYTSDLVAGKLSKEWADRLGLSTETVVAVGTFDAHSGAVGAKIEENALVRVMGTSTCDILVGSYDEVGTKTVRGICGQVDGSVIPGFIGLEAGQSAFGDLLAWYKELLMWPTEHLLQTSSVLNDAQKEQLREEFSDKLIVELTKEAEKIPVSESLPIALDWINGRRTPDANQELKSAISNLSLGTKAPHIFKALVNAICFGAKKIVDRFEEEGVKIDSVIGIGGVARKSPFIMQTLANVLNKPIKIAASDQTPALGAAIYAAVAAGIYPNVIEASQKIGSDFDGEYFPQTDKVEAYHKLLLGYEKLSAFADPNLKISQHELSL
- a CDS encoding L-ribulose-5-phosphate 4-epimerase — its product is MSSLYKDLKQECYEANMQLNALNLVVYTFGNVSAVDRKNGVFAIKPSGVPYEDLKPEDIVIVDFDNNVIEGTMRPSSDTKTHAYLYKHWPNIGGVAHTHATYSVAWAQSQLDIPIFGTTHADHLTADIPCAPPMADSLIEGNYEHNTGIQILDCFKEKNLSYEEVEMILIGNHGPFAWGKNAAKAVYNSKVLEVVAEMAYLTLQINPNAPRLKDSLIKKHYNRKHGKDSYYGQ
- the araA gene encoding L-arabinose isomerase; amino-acid sequence: MVDISQKEIWFVVGSQELYGEETLRKVAEHSQIIAKGLDASSSIPVKVVYKDIVKSPSQILDVCLAANSEKNCIGIIAWMHTFSPAKMWIGGLNILKKPLCHLHTQYNAEIPWGSIDMDFMNLNQSAHGDREFGFIMSRLRKKRKVVVGHWEDERVQKKLGIWSRVVLGWDELQNLKVARIGDNMREVAVTEGDKVEAQIRFGMSVNGYDSSDVTKHIEKVTDKELADLLAVYEQSYNLTDSLKEGGAQRSSLVEAAKIELGLRAFLEEGGFGAFTDTFENLGVWKQLPGIATQRLMADGYGFGGEGDWKTAAMVRALKVMNIGLEGGTSFMEDYTYHFTPQKSYVLGSHMLEICPSIADGKPSCEVHPLGIGGKEDPARLVFNSPAGDAINVSLVDMGTRFRLIVNEVTAVKPMAELPKLPVARVLWDCKPNLEVAATAWILAGGAHHTVYSQSITTEFMEDFADIAGIELLVIDEKTTVREFKDKINANEAYFHLFQHGL
- a CDS encoding aldose epimerase family protein, producing MNVLKRSLFILSMLGIAIVSVQCKGDKKADTEKVAAEGKDLVTIDKSEYGTTAKGEKVESYKLKNQNGMEVDIITFGGRITDLKVPNKAGVSENVVIGFNSLAQYEKENPFFGALIGRYGNRIAKGKFTLDGKEYQLAINNAPNALHGGPQGYFNVVWKADEVKSGENASLKLSYVSKDMEEGYPGTLKVFVTYTLTNDNQLEVLYEATTDKKTVVNLTQHSYFNLSGDFTKTILDHELTLNADKLVPVDADLIPTGKLEDVAGTPFDFRTPKLIGKDINVKNDQLERGKGYDHCWVLNNPEKGKTIIAKVYHAASGRVMEMTTDEPGIQFYSGNFLDGTLPMPNGGTFAHRTGLCLETEHYPDSPNQKNFPTTVLNPGENYKTKTTFKFSVQK
- a CDS encoding OsmC family protein; this translates as MKHLFKAELNWTSNKNQEVTVGKVYNKTHQIKIEGKPVLDISAAKAFKGDPELYNPEDLLLSSLVSCHMMSYLYVCSQNGIEVLEYSDNAEATLKVNPDGSGRFVEVKLFPKVKIANSDKIKLALELHQKANQLCFIANSCNFPVLHYAVCEAV
- a CDS encoding ribose-phosphate pyrophosphokinase, translated to MSHLEPEAKIFACSQSVYLAEKIAKDYGIPLGKVTMSTYSDGEFQPSYEESIRGLRVFIVCSTFPTADNLMELLLMIDAAKRASARHITAVMPYFGWARQDRKDKPRVPIGAKLVANLLTAAGATRIMTMDLHADQIQGFFEKPVDHLFASTIFLPYVQSLNLENLTIASPDMGGSKRAYAYSKFLESDVVICYKQRKAANIIDTMELIGDVKGRNVILVDDMIDTGGTLAKAADLMIEKGALSVRAICTHPILSGGAYEKIENSKLTELIVTDSIPLKKESKKIKVVSCAPLFAEVMQMVHHNNSISGKFII
- a CDS encoding 50S ribosomal protein L25/general stress protein Ctc; protein product: MKSITIKGSERESVGKVSTKALRNAGAVPCVLYGGNQAVHFSADAAAFKNLVYTPNAHTVVIELGKGKSFNAILQDIQVHPVTDKILHIDFFQLFDDKEITMEVPVKIVGTSKGVLAGGVLRLNQRKLKVKALPSNLPDFVEADITPLEMGNKLYVTKVGKPEYKIMHPDNTVVCQVRISRAAMKAAQEAAKAAKAPAKGKKK